The sequence GTTTCAGCTCTAATATGCATTATAGAATTGTTATCCTCATATCTATCACCTTTAACCACAGATTTAGTTGCATTTAGAAAGGATAAATATGAGACAAAGGGTGGTGTAATAAGCTCTACTCAAAAGTCAGATTTTCAGTTGAGATAGACCACTTCAATTAATGTGAAAGTCAGATGGTCTTTTCAATTCTGCACAGAAAGTCCTTTTATCTTGTATCAGTCAGAAGACCTGGAATTCACCAGGTGTCTCTAAATAAGCAGTTTTCTGGTTCACTTCAATATTGTATAGGATCCATGAATATTTGAAAATTTGCTTGCCAATTTCAGTCTTTAGTGCAGCTGTGATGCAGAtgcaacctttttttttcacaCAAGATGCTTTTAACTCAGTATCTTGTCGTCCATAAAGTCTTGAAAGTGcaactgtttttaaaaaaaaaaaaaaaaaaaggctgcTGACTTTTCACAGCTGCATCTATACGTGGCGATTCGTGTATGAAGGGGGAGAGAAAGgtgtttcttcttgtgtgtcaggagCAAGTGAGTGTCGAAAAAGAGGCGATTCTACTGTGAGAACCTTTGGCTGCAGAAATAAGAATATAACATTTGCAAAATCTGTTCTTAGAGTTATACAGTTTTATTCAGAGATTTTATTATTTAACGATGCATTTAAGTTTAATTTAATCATCCTTTCAAATTGAATGAAATGTCCATCTCTCTCCGtttgacttgtttctgaaaatccTGATTTCCAGTGTTTGCTTTCACAACTTTCATCTTTTCTTGTTGAAAGCGAGCATGAGAAGTTCTCAGAGATTTCTGTACACTTTCCCCATCCATGCTAGTATCATTGAACTCTGAAGAGAAACAGCAACTTGTATTACAGTATCACTACACAAACTGGTCAACCACCAACACTTTTTAAAAGGATttaagattgaaatgaagcCTGAGTCGCTGAACTGTGCTACTCTTGATTCAGCAGCTCTTCACAAATCTTTGATCATGATCGTTAGATTGGTCTCacattcaaaagctatttttagCTTTGTGGCATAATGATGACTCAGGTCTGTTTTTACCAGTTTAGCCCAAATGGCCAGATGGGATGTGCATTTGCATACCTAACAGTCAAACTGCTGACAGATTGATTTCTTGGAAGAAACGGTGATAATTCCTGCGAGAGGAAAGTAGAATTTGCAATTTGGTGATTTTAAAAACACTGAGTCATGGTCttgatgagttttaagagcGATGGTGCAAAGATACTTCTCAGCATTTGTTTTACATAACCTCACAATTAAACTAATGTAAGAGTTACATGCTGGGTCAATATGTACGTCTGttagtaagtgtgtgtgtgtatatgtttgtgtttatgtgtttgtgcGAGTACTTTGTCTGGTTGGTGTGTGTGCGAGCTAACCTGTCTGGAGCACTTCCAGAGCTCGATGTGTCCCCGAGGACTCAGGGGTTTTTGCAGCGGTTCAGTCATAACCGGACAAGGTAGTTTCTGTCCACTGCATGTACCATCAGCTGCCAGGTGCAcgtacaaaaacacacacattacacaaacacaaatgCATATCATTAAGTTGTGACCTACCAAGCCAGCAGGGTCAGAGGCGCAACGTTTCAGGGGCCGTCCCATACATTGAAAAACAGGAAGTGTCTAAGACCCCCGAGTTCAAATAGATGACGTATAGAATTCAATGTGAAATCTTCATTTATTAAATCaaaaatgtttatttaaaaaatacacagTTTTATGTTTTTTAAGTCTAAACTCCTCCCCCTTTGCCCTTTAGGAGATGACATACCTGTGTATATCTGCTGCTGACAGTAGGCTGCAGAACCTGTGAGTACTtacatgatatatatatatttatatacacattttATATGTTAGGTTCACTGTGTTCGAAAGTAATTCCATTTAGGATCTGATATATCTGTATGATGGTTTGTGTAATAAGAAAATACAAGTCCTACAAGAGTTTGGTCAATTCTCTTTGTGATGTCTGGTTTTATGTTTTATGAATgaaattattttatatttaggtATCTTATTCAGGATATTAAGTAGCACACATACAGTCCTATTACTGAATGTATCTCAAATGTATACAGAGTGTATAATGTCTTATACTTGGTGAGCAGGTGCAGTAGACAACATTTGATGGAATAAAAACTGTAGAAAAGATTATCACTACTTAATTAGGTTGAATTATCAATTGGAATTTAATACATAGATTAAATAATTAGTAAAGATCTAAGATTGACTGTTTAAGTGTTTTATCCTACTAGGGTTCAGCACTTCAGAGACAGCATCATGTTTATCCACGAGTCCCGACTGAAAGGAGAGGGCTGCCTTGTCCACTGGTGAGTACAAATACTATGAACTATAATCTTTCTTTATGTTTTAGTATGCATAACCTTAAAACTGGTGTTGTTTATGAGGATGTTGGAAGGAAGAAGCACAGATATTCAGCTTAAATTGCTCTTTGTTTAAAATGAGTAGTATTGGCCTCAAGTggaaactttttttttattaaacacattttcatttaaaatgtaccaaaaaaaaaggaaattgtttTCATCAAATGTCCAACATTACACCACAGCATTAAAGGAAAGGGGTTTCACTACtctgtaaagtgaatgagaccTGTGAGACCTGTGTGCCCTCAGTGTGGCGGGGGTGTCCCGCAGtgtgaccctggtggtggcctACATCATGACGGGGACGGGCCGCGGCTGGGTGGAGTCTCTGGCGGCGGTGAGAACGGCTCGGCCGTGTGCGGGGCCAAACCTGGGCTTCCTCCGTCAGCTGGAGGAGTTCGAAAATACAGAACTGACAGAAGTGAGTGACACCTCGCTAGTGTTATAATAATCAACATTTCATACTATCAAATCCCAAAGATGCTTGTTCTTTTGTTTACCTCTCTGTATACGTATTAGTTTAGATTGTGGCGGAGTCTGCCATTACTAGGTGTGATTATATAGTGTACCCATGCATAAGGGGTTAACAGTACCCCACCCATTTCAGTTAGTGGTTGGTTTGTCCGTTCTGGTTAATTGAACTTGGAGATGCAACATGGCAGGCTCTGTATGAATGACCTGCTCCCTATGTAGATAGGAAGGGCTCCTTCTAAGGTTACAACAACACAATGGTTCTTAGtctaacaaagtaacaaaaacgtaATCATGAATAGTATAATCCATGTTTGCCAATAGATCCGTATAAATCCTAAACAGTACTCCGTTAACACCTTGCTGAACATTGTTTGATTGCCCTCTCTGGTTGAAAGTTCCAAGACTATTCCACTTGTGTTTGGCATTGATGAAGCAAACAGAGGTAATAGGAAGAGACAGGGGGTGACATTTGTCTGAGGCCCCCTGTTACAGTCCCCGGTGTCACTTCTGACAGTTGCAACACCACACACTTCTGATCACACCCCGTTGGCTGTGGTcagcagtgagtgctgaagcACCTCTAACCCCACCCCTCAGTGATGCCACACACGCTTCAGCACACTTTTACCTCACTGGAGCTAGGTGAGGTCTCACAAAACTACTTTCCGGGGTTGTTGCTCTATAGCAGACAACACAAATgacatttgaaaataaaattgCCACATATGAAACCAGCCAGGCATGAAACAAACGTTAGCACTGCTCTGAACAGGCACAATCAAACGAGGGACAGAATATCCGACAGTAAGAAATGAAATAATGAAACACACTTCAAAGCCATCGATGGTGTTGTCCTCTATACAAAGAGCAAGTGTTATTGGTATGCTTATCTTATATTCATAAAGTTACACAAATTGGCCGATGCAGGCTCCCTATTTTGGAAATCTGATCCAATCTGTTTGACCGTTTTGGAAACGGTCAAACAATCTGATAAGGATGCCAATTGAACCATGCTACCCCATTAAGTTAAATTGCCTAAACCACTAGGACTGCAATCCTCCTTTAGAGACTCCTCTGTCTGAATCTTCCCTCAATGTGAAACACTTTCCAACTCTTTCATTCTGCCACAGCTGTCAGTTCTTCATCTGACTCACTCCTAAACTCCCCTTCTCTGCGTTCCCCCTAGTATCGAGCCTGGTGGAAGGACCGATACGGGAAGAACTCCTTCAACGATGATGAGGAGGTGGAAGACCTTTTGAACCGGAAATTAAACGGTGGCAGCAGCAACGACACCTTTACAACCAGCATTTCTCCACTGGGCACGAGTAGCACATGAGTCTTTCCTGAACTCAAGCATCGCTGTGCTCGGACCATTACAACCACTAAGACCAGCTGTTTGCCTCAATCACAGGGCCTGCAGAGAGAAGCTACAGCAGACACGTTATGTATATATCTCATGTTCGCAAAGGAGTCATGTGAGTGGGGGGGATTTTTTTCCGGCCATTATCTCAGTCCCCCCCTTGTCGTGTCGTGTCCTCGCCTCAAACTGTCAAACAACATGCAAGAGCAGCCAAGCATGACACCAAGGAAATATATGTACATATACAGTCCACAGAGTGAACATGTTTAACAGCGATCTCTCCCCCTGTTAGTTACGTTATGCTGTGCCCTCTACTTGAACAAAAGTATTAT is a genomic window of Pseudochaenichthys georgianus chromosome 4, fPseGeo1.2, whole genome shotgun sequence containing:
- the LOC117445658 gene encoding dual specificity protein phosphatase 22-B-like yields the protein MGNGINKVLPHLYLGNIKDAQDRELLARHNITHILSIHDTAAPILEEMTYLCISAADSRLQNLVQHFRDSIMFIHESRLKGEGCLVHCVAGVSRSVTLVVAYIMTGTGRGWVESLAAVRTARPCAGPNLGFLRQLEEFENTELTEYRAWWKDRYGKNSFNDDEEVEDLLNRKLNGGSSNDTFTTSISPLGTSST